One window of the Oceanicoccus sp. KOV_DT_Chl genome contains the following:
- a CDS encoding collagen binding domain-containing protein: MLLPAFFRPLQSSFALIILSRCSGLCWHLAGLIFCCLILASNGFAEGFADDLESYDKQISESLLNDDNLLIVDIYLGNYKIAENIFIYSSPEVTVIPLQPLFDSIEFPIEVDPTAGKAVGWFISEDQRFDLNTAEHSVFINDQRQTINQQAIIVSDDLDLYVDVRLLKKWLPLAVELDTGRLRLIIDSEQPLPLEAQLAREKLRDRALGITNSEPLPQIADNYDWLGEPLVYINMGYQIQHREQPADAQQTDDDEYYTVQANGDLLGMEGRFSMTKAPNDTSHREIFTLYKRPPTQDESLLAGLKYIAIGDIYAVSDSLIFAGGEGLGIDLQFGAATSGSGFGKKLIEGEGPPGWEVELYRNGSLLAFQTVGSDGRYRFTDVPVEYGENIFDLRLFGPQGQERSSRQSINVGNEMLAKGKTTGRLSFTNLGESVIDKEQQNRVDEYGNVIEVRAGLDDKKVYAQVKHGVSDWLAVAIAAAEHKNVLGLGEDNQYTELGFSGALPGASIELNRVWQAGAGHADLISGQTRIGATALSFLHQNYTEFSSDRNPGGLIDAETEVRLSGQFTPFTNAPVNYNITFNKDQFENGIDTNTWDSLLGFQLFNGRLSINSTYIDLDDNNNSDNIFVGRTSYTRVATSNISIRADLNYRIEPESELTSAATRLTWFPSQRIRAQLGLNKDLTRNGTDSMDISASYLLEQVTFSASAFFNEHGDNSVFLSAEFSFGYEGNSRWTVSGQSRGQHGRVKARVFHDLDRNGIYSSGDQPLAGVEFLGRNRWQDKKTGSDGIVYLDGLSTDGNSVLAVNQDTLADPYLKPLLNKSQVHSHAGGVNPIDVAVITTVEAEGSLSILRQQKPAPLAGIPITLKNREGKTVATTLTEFDGFYVFAGLAPGHYWLTIDEDALQRFNVQFQNTLSFHASASDGVTYIDDIVLNTAGQKPESP; this comes from the coding sequence GTGCTGTTACCCGCATTTTTTCGACCGCTGCAATCCTCGTTTGCACTGATTATATTGTCCCGTTGCTCTGGCTTGTGCTGGCATTTGGCAGGGCTAATCTTCTGCTGTTTGATCCTGGCGAGCAACGGCTTTGCTGAAGGTTTTGCCGATGACCTTGAGAGCTATGATAAACAAATAAGCGAATCACTACTCAACGATGATAATTTACTCATTGTTGATATTTATCTCGGCAATTATAAAATTGCTGAAAACATTTTTATCTACTCCTCTCCCGAAGTCACCGTCATTCCACTGCAACCTCTATTTGACAGCATCGAATTTCCTATTGAGGTAGACCCAACCGCAGGCAAAGCTGTTGGCTGGTTTATTAGTGAAGACCAGCGCTTTGATTTAAATACCGCAGAGCATTCTGTCTTTATCAATGATCAACGGCAAACAATTAATCAACAGGCCATTATTGTCAGTGACGATCTGGATTTATATGTTGATGTACGCTTACTAAAAAAATGGCTACCGCTGGCTGTTGAGTTAGACACCGGCCGCTTGCGTTTAATTATCGACAGTGAACAACCGCTACCGTTAGAAGCGCAGTTAGCACGGGAAAAATTACGCGACCGCGCGCTGGGCATTACAAACTCAGAACCACTGCCGCAAATTGCCGATAACTATGACTGGCTGGGTGAACCCCTCGTCTACATCAACATGGGCTACCAAATTCAACATCGCGAACAACCAGCAGACGCACAGCAAACCGACGATGACGAATATTACACCGTACAAGCCAACGGCGATTTATTGGGCATGGAAGGCCGTTTCTCCATGACAAAAGCGCCCAATGACACTAGCCACCGGGAAATATTTACCCTTTACAAGCGCCCGCCAACTCAGGATGAGAGCCTACTAGCCGGGCTGAAATATATCGCCATAGGTGATATTTACGCAGTGTCGGATTCTTTGATTTTTGCTGGCGGCGAAGGTTTGGGCATCGATTTACAATTTGGCGCGGCAACCAGTGGTAGCGGTTTCGGCAAAAAACTCATCGAGGGCGAAGGTCCACCTGGCTGGGAAGTAGAACTTTATCGCAATGGTTCATTGCTGGCATTTCAAACCGTAGGCAGTGATGGCCGCTACCGTTTTACCGATGTGCCTGTGGAATATGGTGAGAATATTTTCGATCTACGTTTATTCGGTCCACAGGGACAAGAGCGATCGTCACGGCAAAGCATTAATGTTGGCAATGAAATGCTGGCAAAAGGCAAAACCACCGGACGCTTGAGTTTTACCAACCTTGGCGAGTCAGTGATTGACAAAGAACAACAAAATAGAGTCGATGAGTACGGCAATGTTATTGAAGTGCGCGCCGGATTGGATGATAAAAAAGTGTATGCTCAAGTAAAGCACGGCGTCAGCGATTGGTTGGCTGTCGCCATCGCCGCCGCCGAACATAAAAATGTGCTAGGTCTCGGCGAGGATAATCAATACACCGAACTGGGGTTTAGCGGCGCACTTCCCGGTGCATCGATTGAATTAAACCGGGTATGGCAAGCCGGCGCAGGACATGCTGATTTAATCAGCGGACAAACCCGAATAGGCGCTACAGCATTGTCTTTTTTGCATCAAAATTACACTGAATTTAGTAGCGATAGAAATCCCGGCGGCCTGATCGACGCGGAAACTGAAGTGCGACTTAGCGGCCAATTTACGCCTTTTACCAACGCTCCCGTCAATTACAACATCACCTTTAACAAAGACCAGTTCGAAAACGGTATCGACACAAATACCTGGGACAGCTTGCTCGGCTTTCAATTATTCAATGGCCGCCTGAGCATCAACTCAACCTACATTGATCTCGATGACAATAATAACAGCGACAATATTTTCGTCGGCCGCACCAGTTACACTCGGGTAGCGACCTCCAATATCAGTATCCGTGCCGACCTTAATTACCGGATCGAACCAGAATCAGAACTCACTTCAGCCGCAACCCGGTTAACCTGGTTTCCCAGCCAGCGTATTCGCGCGCAACTCGGCTTAAATAAAGATCTGACCCGCAACGGCACTGACTCGATGGATATCAGCGCCTCATACTTACTGGAACAAGTCACTTTTTCAGCCTCAGCGTTTTTCAACGAGCACGGCGATAATTCGGTTTTTTTAAGCGCTGAATTTTCCTTTGGCTATGAAGGTAATAGCCGCTGGACGGTGAGCGGGCAATCCCGTGGTCAGCACGGCCGGGTTAAAGCGCGCGTCTTTCATGACCTGGACCGCAACGGGATTTATTCCAGTGGTGATCAACCGCTGGCAGGCGTGGAATTTTTGGGACGCAACCGCTGGCAGGATAAAAAGACCGGCAGCGATGGTATTGTGTATCTGGATGGTTTAAGCACCGATGGCAATAGCGTGTTAGCCGTCAACCAAGATACCTTAGCCGACCCTTACTTAAAACCGCTGCTAAACAAGAGCCAAGTGCATTCTCATGCCGGCGGCGTTAACCCCATTGATGTTGCGGTAATCACTACCGTAGAAGCCGAGGGGAGTCTCTCCATATTACGCCAACAGAAACCGGCACCGCTGGCCGGCATTCCTATTACCCTAAAAAATAGGGAAGGCAAAACCGTCGCCACAACCCTCACTGAATTCGATGGTTTTTATGTGTTTGCCGGTTTAGCACCAGGGCATTATTGGCTCACCATTGACGAAGATGCGTTACAACGCTTTAACGTTCAGTTTCAAAATACCCTGAGCTTTCATGCTAGTGCGAGTGATGGTGTTACCTATATTGATGACATTGTCCTAAATACTGCTGGGCAGAAACCTGAATCACCTTAA
- a CDS encoding two-component system response regulator, giving the protein MKKNLVIVDGYSVGPALYQRFAEVYNPILCSTGHELRLLLGRVNADMFLIETNLPCMQSDEVCRMIRQAPEYHSSPIIFFGNKISLKAEYLGYEAGGDAYINKYDDIDQLLLRLEGYLHQKTCQTKRQLENGKLSQNARLNISQQWSWEVLTANLKNIVASRDTDQLANSVINSCEELSLSNSAMFYLPTGSKYFSRLGGNHAAKEYQLLLEAKQGGDIIAMGNQLVFNARNCNLLVRDKQHAQLNTQQLLPIMKIMLKSASDTLGLLASR; this is encoded by the coding sequence ATGAAAAAAAACTTGGTAATCGTTGACGGTTATTCCGTCGGCCCAGCTTTATACCAACGCTTTGCGGAAGTTTATAACCCGATACTCTGTTCTACCGGACACGAGTTACGGTTATTACTGGGCCGTGTTAATGCTGATATGTTTCTTATTGAAACGAATTTGCCCTGTATGCAAAGCGATGAAGTGTGCCGAATGATTCGGCAGGCACCTGAGTATCACAGCTCGCCTATTATCTTCTTCGGCAATAAAATCAGCTTAAAAGCTGAATATTTGGGTTATGAGGCGGGAGGGGATGCGTACATTAATAAGTATGATGATATTGATCAATTACTGCTTCGTTTAGAAGGCTATCTTCACCAGAAAACATGCCAGACTAAAAGACAGTTAGAAAACGGTAAGCTCTCTCAAAACGCACGCTTAAACATTAGCCAGCAATGGAGTTGGGAAGTACTCACAGCCAATCTAAAAAATATTGTTGCTAGTAGAGATACTGACCAATTGGCGAACTCAGTCATTAATAGTTGTGAAGAGCTTAGTCTGAGTAACAGCGCTATGTTCTATTTACCTACTGGCAGTAAATACTTTAGCAGGCTTGGCGGTAATCATGCTGCTAAAGAATATCAATTACTACTAGAGGCAAAACAAGGTGGCGATATTATTGCCATGGGTAATCAATTGGTATTCAATGCGCGCAATTGTAATTTACTGGTGCGAGATAAACAGCATGCTCAATTGAATACGCAGCAATTATTGCCCATTATGAAAATCATGCTGAAGAGTGCTAGTGACACTTTGGGTTTATTGGCGTCTCGATAG
- a CDS encoding sigma-54 dependent transcriptional regulator — MPSKTNTILLVDDSYAVLSQLMDLINAENHVIHTTHNVDDAIERLANINPQLVIVSIEPEQMAELAIINWIRKHQLPIAVIAVSTDPNSEVAASAVRAGATDFLKFPASPERLSISIEQSIQRLEAENQSDKLDHPIYDESALGFIGAGKSMLEVSKLIISAAKSDASVFITGENGTGKEVCAQLIHQLSKRCDNQIVPLNCAAIPKDLAESEVFGHVKGAFTGAHADRLGVAGLADKGTMFLDEIGEMDLDLQTKLLRFLQTGTFNRVGSGELQQVNTRFICATNRDPYQQIAEGLFREDLFYRLNVIQIHLPPLRNRGDDIPVFAQNFLEKFAQEEGKRFKAISEETETLLRSYSWPGNVRELQNVMRSIVVLHDGETVIPSMLPLSIIREKGERRRKAGDSVPPQSTEVAELKQQAEKYRGMPAALVNYNQIVPLDDLINHAIEVAINECNGNVVEAAMHLQVSASTLYRKLKTRNREQRRETAQA; from the coding sequence ATGCCAAGTAAAACCAATACGATCCTTTTAGTAGACGATAGTTATGCTGTGCTCAGCCAATTGATGGATTTAATCAATGCTGAAAACCATGTCATTCATACCACTCACAATGTCGATGATGCGATTGAGCGGTTGGCGAATATTAATCCGCAATTAGTCATTGTTTCCATTGAGCCTGAGCAGATGGCTGAGTTGGCGATTATCAATTGGATTCGTAAGCACCAGTTGCCAATCGCCGTCATTGCTGTTTCAACCGATCCCAATTCTGAAGTCGCTGCCTCCGCAGTCAGGGCCGGAGCCACTGATTTTTTGAAGTTTCCGGCTTCGCCAGAAAGATTAAGTATCAGTATTGAACAAAGTATTCAGCGCTTAGAGGCTGAAAACCAAAGCGATAAACTGGATCATCCTATTTACGATGAGTCTGCCCTCGGTTTTATTGGCGCGGGCAAGTCCATGCTGGAAGTCTCCAAGCTGATTATCAGTGCCGCCAAAAGTGATGCCAGTGTTTTTATTACTGGTGAAAACGGTACCGGTAAAGAAGTGTGCGCCCAACTGATTCATCAGCTTAGTAAACGCTGTGATAATCAAATAGTGCCTTTGAATTGTGCGGCGATTCCTAAAGATCTGGCAGAAAGTGAGGTGTTCGGCCACGTCAAAGGTGCGTTTACCGGAGCCCATGCGGATCGCTTGGGGGTCGCTGGTTTGGCTGATAAGGGCACTATGTTTTTGGATGAGATCGGCGAAATGGATCTCGATTTGCAAACCAAACTGCTACGATTTTTGCAAACGGGCACCTTTAACCGTGTCGGTAGTGGCGAGCTACAGCAGGTTAATACCCGTTTTATCTGTGCGACGAATCGCGACCCCTATCAACAAATTGCCGAGGGTTTGTTTAGAGAAGATTTGTTTTATCGTTTGAATGTTATCCAGATTCACCTGCCGCCATTACGTAATCGTGGCGACGATATCCCGGTGTTTGCCCAAAACTTTCTGGAGAAATTTGCTCAGGAAGAGGGTAAGCGGTTTAAGGCTATTTCTGAAGAGACCGAAACCTTGCTGCGCTCTTACTCCTGGCCGGGTAATGTCAGGGAATTACAAAATGTCATGCGCAGTATTGTGGTGCTGCATGATGGAGAAACGGTTATACCATCAATGCTGCCGCTATCAATCATTCGTGAGAAAGGTGAGCGTCGTCGCAAAGCCGGTGATAGCGTGCCACCACAATCAACTGAGGTCGCCGAGTTGAAGCAGCAGGCTGAAAAGTACCGTGGTATGCCGGCAGCTTTGGTTAACTATAATCAGATTGTACCTCTGGATGATTTAATCAACCATGCCATTGAAGTCGCTATCAATGAATGCAACGGTAATGTAGTAGAAGCAGCTATGCATCTACAAGTGAGTGCTTCCACTCTATATAGAAAGCTAAAAACCAGGAATAGAGAGCAGAGAAGGGAAACCGCTCAGGCTTGA
- a CDS encoding AraC family transcriptional regulator, with protein sequence MKYSHARFSLHDEVLSILYVTMLQTVLKEEGYCLRGFNGSTQKLFNHRKRISPAEYLAILEQSLQPTAATGLGFQYGKLLNLAGAGTVGQLLMSCNNIEQAIEHFMEFFPLLSLSMQFNLSWNGDICTIEVDRICKQEVSKPTQWLLTESLFYCWLHQTRFMTGKPLRYHRASFKYAKPPHWKMYESMFGCEVEFDAPSNSISIDREFFKSKITTANEPVRNIKERHCREVLVHWQSRFSICEQINTTLAKTLPDIPSLEAMAQQLNLSKSSLYRKLRDNGNNYQTIVDKFRRSQAIMYLSDTELTICEIAEQLGFSDASNFRRAFKKWTGYKPSELREGSVALPVSANLVTDSAEFARLKPAK encoded by the coding sequence ATGAAATATTCTCACGCCAGGTTTTCATTACATGACGAAGTACTGAGCATTTTATATGTCACCATGCTGCAAACGGTGCTCAAAGAAGAAGGCTATTGCTTGCGCGGCTTTAACGGCTCCACGCAAAAACTTTTCAACCATCGCAAGCGCATAAGTCCAGCCGAATACCTAGCCATTCTTGAACAATCACTGCAACCTACAGCAGCCACCGGGCTGGGTTTTCAATATGGAAAACTGCTCAATTTGGCGGGCGCCGGCACCGTCGGCCAGTTATTAATGTCCTGCAACAACATCGAACAAGCGATTGAACATTTTATGGAGTTTTTCCCGTTGCTCTCACTTTCCATGCAGTTCAACCTGTCATGGAATGGCGACATATGCACTATCGAGGTCGATAGAATTTGTAAACAGGAAGTATCCAAACCCACCCAATGGTTATTAACCGAGTCGCTGTTTTATTGCTGGTTGCACCAAACACGGTTTATGACCGGCAAACCCCTACGCTATCATCGAGCCAGCTTTAAATATGCGAAACCACCTCACTGGAAGATGTATGAATCAATGTTTGGCTGCGAGGTAGAATTTGATGCCCCAAGCAATAGCATCAGTATCGACCGGGAGTTCTTTAAAAGTAAAATCACTACTGCCAATGAACCGGTACGCAATATCAAAGAGCGCCACTGCCGTGAGGTATTAGTACACTGGCAGTCGCGATTTTCTATTTGCGAGCAGATCAATACCACCTTGGCGAAAACCCTGCCCGATATTCCTTCATTGGAAGCTATGGCGCAACAATTAAATCTATCGAAAAGCAGTCTGTATAGAAAATTACGCGACAATGGCAACAACTACCAAACCATTGTCGATAAATTTCGTCGTTCTCAAGCCATCATGTACCTCAGTGACACTGAACTCACTATCTGTGAAATTGCAGAACAGCTTGGGTTTAGCGATGCCTCGAATTTTCGTCGCGCCTTCAAAAAATGGACAGGGTATAAACCCTCCGAACTGCGCGAAGGCAGTGTAGCGCTGCCTGTTTCAGCAAACCTGGTAACCGATTCAGCAGAATTCGCTAGATTAAAACCTGCGAAATAA
- a CDS encoding AraC family transcriptional regulator, whose amino-acid sequence MPANDKQPWDGLVLHPLYSEILLYLAGAHGVSVEQLCDDEQMQRLKSRQNPRWFVALLLKLLEEKPSLSSIGFEFGEHLDLASAGVIGQAVSTAPTLGLAFDLMSRYYPLTGMYLDIDRQRVMDDIIVTVDTGYDDVPQQVKTMVLEAVLVSWNLSTKLLCGVPLPVKQLCFDYPEPAHGDKYREYFNCDIQFDSFRSTLTVDTAVVALPIVTSNPVVHQRAVSHCEAALLRQGITQTVTNQTRRIIKLMNNLPEASLDIVASRLNISPRTLNRRLQEEGVGFKVLLDEQRCQRACLLLAKSDYNMDQIAEQLGYSDSSNFRRAFKKWTGATPTHYRKGSD is encoded by the coding sequence ATGCCTGCAAACGATAAACAACCCTGGGATGGCCTTGTCCTGCATCCGTTATACAGTGAAATTTTGCTGTATTTGGCTGGAGCTCATGGTGTCTCTGTGGAGCAGTTGTGTGATGATGAGCAGATGCAGCGGCTCAAATCACGGCAAAATCCTCGCTGGTTTGTCGCTTTGTTGTTGAAGTTGCTGGAAGAGAAGCCCTCGCTGTCCAGTATCGGCTTTGAATTTGGTGAACATTTGGACCTGGCCAGTGCTGGTGTAATTGGACAGGCGGTCAGTACTGCCCCGACCCTGGGTTTGGCCTTCGATCTAATGAGCCGTTACTATCCTTTGACGGGTATGTATTTGGATATTGACCGGCAGCGAGTGATGGATGACATTATTGTCACGGTGGATACCGGTTATGATGATGTCCCCCAGCAAGTAAAAACCATGGTACTTGAAGCGGTGTTGGTTAGTTGGAATTTGAGCACCAAGCTGTTGTGCGGTGTGCCATTGCCGGTTAAGCAATTATGTTTTGATTATCCTGAACCCGCACACGGTGATAAATACCGTGAATATTTTAATTGCGATATTCAATTCGACAGTTTCAGATCTACGCTGACAGTAGATACAGCAGTTGTCGCACTACCAATTGTTACTTCGAATCCGGTGGTGCATCAGCGCGCGGTTAGTCATTGCGAAGCGGCTTTGTTGCGACAGGGCATTACACAAACAGTGACTAACCAGACGCGAAGAATTATTAAGTTGATGAATAATTTGCCTGAAGCCAGCCTGGATATTGTGGCTTCGAGATTAAACATTTCGCCGCGTACCCTGAACCGGCGCTTGCAAGAAGAAGGTGTAGGATTCAAAGTCTTGCTCGACGAACAGCGCTGTCAGCGCGCTTGCTTGCTGTTAGCCAAAAGTGATTACAATATGGACCAAATTGCAGAACAGTTAGGGTATAGCGACTCTTCTAATTTTCGTCGTGCGTTTAAAAAATGGACTGGTGCAACGCCAACCCATTATCGCAAAGGTAGTGATTAG
- a CDS encoding TonB-dependent receptor: MTVQKIVPVVSALMLVLLAQQSSAQLEEVIVTAQKRAESLQDVSVSVSVVTGEKLSDQGISRVEELSVYIPNLTLSETGIGTQLFVRGIGSGINQGFEQSVGTYVDGIYYGRAQLTRSPFFDMDRIEVLRGPQVTLFGNNSIGGALSLNTVAPSQESEASVSALYSPEYGETEFTLIAGGALTDNISARVAYRKFDLDGYLYNESLDRDEPQRDFETLRASFKVEFSDAIDSTLKLERSNFDVEGRQIAVLGGIKNSFGAGSSTSGFSFAGGNVPSPTANMTLAEIYNNQNFFGNTDYLAADGNSLVFSPDGSSRYSNGDYSDNTTNNVTLTTRFALPAEYELSMIYGYLDYEYDEVCDCDFSGLLLFDYNTMEDYQQQSLELRFTSPGGQTVDLIGGIYLQKDTLDYDDQLRIPETGSAIQDVVAGIASVAALAPDLASVNVPRRFDQDNEQQAIFGQLTWNLADNFRVMVGARRSHYKKEATRIMDFVNTDGSLPDDNAGSALAPGGGSRLESLDFLFGSVFGAYRHTEEGERERYKTSYNVIAEWDLSDDILLYTSLTEGFKAGGYDVRANSPTSSNKQPDNASIPVSRPGTFEFDDEEITAYEAGAKMRLSDSVELNMAYFYTEIDSLQVSTFDGSVGFNVTNAGRARTQGVEAELRVALTDNLLLMASVGTLDFEFLDYENGSCIGSDELIIQNNLQLPLQRNCRLQIDSNSRAYLSDMKGETNIYVADYSGLLSLAYNREVFGVLQFNGSIDYSFTDEYFANENLDPNMKQPAYGKFNIRLALSDLDEQWTAALLVRNATDETTIGFANNVPLATSQFAAPSYYAFYDQGRSWALQLKYNF; this comes from the coding sequence ATGACAGTACAAAAAATAGTTCCGGTCGTATCAGCGTTGATGCTGGTATTACTGGCGCAGCAGAGCAGTGCGCAATTAGAAGAAGTGATAGTGACCGCGCAAAAGCGCGCCGAAAGCCTGCAGGATGTATCGGTGTCGGTATCTGTAGTCACCGGCGAAAAACTGTCTGATCAGGGTATTTCCCGCGTTGAAGAATTATCCGTGTACATTCCCAATTTAACGTTATCGGAAACCGGTATTGGTACCCAGTTATTTGTTCGTGGTATTGGTTCAGGGATTAATCAGGGTTTTGAACAGTCGGTAGGGACTTATGTTGATGGTATTTACTATGGTCGCGCGCAGCTAACGCGCTCACCTTTTTTTGATATGGACCGTATTGAAGTATTGCGTGGTCCACAGGTGACGTTATTTGGTAATAATAGTATTGGCGGCGCGTTATCGCTTAATACCGTTGCGCCTAGCCAGGAAAGTGAAGCCAGTGTATCGGCACTTTATTCTCCGGAATACGGCGAGACAGAGTTTACTTTGATTGCCGGCGGTGCACTGACTGATAATATCAGCGCCCGAGTCGCCTACCGTAAATTTGATCTCGACGGCTATTTATATAACGAAAGTTTAGATCGGGATGAGCCGCAGCGGGATTTTGAAACCTTGCGTGCCTCCTTTAAGGTGGAGTTTAGTGATGCAATCGATTCCACGCTGAAGTTGGAGCGATCGAATTTTGATGTTGAGGGTCGACAGATTGCAGTGTTAGGTGGTATCAAAAATTCATTTGGCGCTGGTAGTAGTACCTCTGGTTTTAGTTTTGCCGGTGGTAATGTGCCAAGCCCGACCGCCAATATGACGTTGGCAGAGATATATAATAATCAGAATTTTTTCGGCAATACCGATTACCTGGCTGCCGATGGCAATTCATTAGTATTCAGTCCAGACGGAAGTAGCCGCTACAGTAATGGTGATTACAGCGACAACACCACCAATAATGTGACGCTTACTACGCGTTTCGCCCTGCCAGCTGAATATGAGCTGTCGATGATTTATGGTTATCTGGATTATGAATATGACGAAGTCTGTGATTGTGATTTTAGCGGTCTCCTTTTGTTCGATTACAACACCATGGAAGACTATCAGCAGCAAAGTCTGGAATTGCGTTTTACCTCGCCTGGAGGACAAACTGTCGATCTCATAGGCGGTATTTATCTGCAAAAAGATACGCTTGATTATGACGATCAATTGCGTATCCCCGAGACCGGTTCAGCGATTCAGGATGTAGTGGCTGGCATCGCATCGGTGGCCGCATTGGCGCCGGATCTGGCCAGTGTCAATGTGCCGCGACGTTTTGATCAGGACAATGAGCAGCAGGCCATTTTTGGTCAGCTTACCTGGAATCTGGCGGATAATTTCAGAGTGATGGTGGGGGCGCGTCGCTCGCATTATAAAAAGGAAGCTACCCGGATAATGGACTTTGTTAATACCGATGGCAGTCTTCCGGATGATAACGCTGGCTCAGCACTGGCTCCGGGTGGCGGTTCGCGCCTGGAAAGTCTGGACTTTCTATTCGGTAGTGTTTTTGGTGCCTATCGTCACACTGAAGAGGGGGAGAGAGAGCGTTACAAAACGTCTTATAACGTTATTGCTGAATGGGATTTGAGTGACGACATTTTATTGTACACATCGTTGACTGAAGGCTTTAAGGCGGGTGGCTATGATGTACGGGCTAACTCTCCTACCTCTTCTAATAAACAACCTGATAATGCCTCGATACCGGTCTCACGTCCCGGTACCTTTGAATTTGATGATGAAGAAATCACCGCCTATGAAGCGGGAGCAAAAATGCGCCTGAGTGATTCAGTCGAATTGAATATGGCGTATTTTTATACCGAAATTGATAGTCTGCAAGTCAGCACCTTTGATGGCAGTGTCGGTTTTAATGTTACCAATGCTGGTAGGGCTAGAACGCAAGGGGTTGAGGCCGAGTTGCGGGTGGCGTTAACGGATAACTTACTGCTAATGGCTTCAGTGGGTACGCTGGATTTTGAATTTTTGGATTATGAAAATGGCTCTTGTATCGGCTCTGACGAATTAATCATTCAGAATAATCTTCAGTTGCCATTGCAGCGCAACTGTCGCTTGCAAATAGATAGCAACAGTCGTGCGTACCTGTCTGATATGAAAGGCGAGACTAATATTTATGTTGCGGATTATTCCGGTTTGTTATCGTTGGCTTATAACCGCGAAGTATTTGGAGTATTACAATTTAACGGCAGCATAGATTATTCATTTACCGATGAGTATTTTGCCAATGAAAATCTTGACCCTAATATGAAACAGCCTGCTTATGGAAAATTTAATATTCGCCTGGCACTAAGCGATCTGGATGAGCAGTGGACCGCGGCATTATTAGTACGCAATGCTACCGATGAAACCACTATAGGTTTTGCCAATAACGTGCCGTTGGCAACCTCACAATTTGCAGCGCCCAGTTACTATGCCTTTTATGATCAGGGCAGAAGTTGGGCATTGCAGCTTAAATATAATTTTTAG
- a CDS encoding molecular chaperone, whose protein sequence is MFPFSKPRFSNHLFINTAIIFALNFFPALNNKANAESVLQILPTRVVLEKQRSMTVTLVNRGDDEGNYRLFMRNIRAEDNGKFREITEQDEILDGELFSDKMIRFSPRRVTVPARSKQQVRIVLRKPKDLATGEYRSHLVFRKLPKQESVLDDNDSEMDFTLKPIVEVTIPVIVRHGELEAKATIDNIALITDADNKQHIELNLHRQGNRSLYGDLDIWWTAANAKKQRVAYAKGLAVYVPNNSRKITISPLPEFTLSEQGTLQVEFTEDAAYGGNETATASKSW, encoded by the coding sequence ATGTTTCCGTTTAGTAAGCCCCGTTTCTCAAATCACTTGTTCATCAATACAGCAATTATTTTTGCGCTGAATTTTTTTCCCGCACTTAATAACAAGGCTAATGCCGAGTCAGTATTGCAAATATTGCCTACCCGGGTGGTATTGGAAAAACAACGGTCAATGACCGTCACCCTCGTCAATCGCGGAGATGATGAAGGTAACTACCGGCTGTTTATGCGCAATATTCGCGCCGAGGATAACGGCAAATTTCGTGAAATTACTGAACAGGATGAGATTTTGGACGGTGAATTATTCTCCGATAAGATGATTCGCTTTTCGCCGCGACGGGTCACGGTGCCAGCCCGCAGCAAACAACAAGTCAGAATTGTATTAAGAAAACCGAAAGACTTAGCGACGGGAGAGTATCGTAGCCATCTGGTTTTTCGCAAATTGCCAAAACAGGAATCGGTACTGGATGACAACGATAGCGAAATGGACTTTACCTTAAAGCCCATTGTTGAAGTCACCATACCGGTCATCGTCCGTCACGGTGAACTGGAAGCTAAAGCCACTATCGACAATATTGCCTTAATTACTGACGCAGATAATAAACAACACATCGAACTCAACCTTCACCGCCAAGGTAATCGCTCACTCTATGGCGATCTGGATATTTGGTGGACCGCAGCCAACGCCAAAAAACAACGGGTGGCTTATGCCAAAGGGCTGGCAGTCTACGTTCCCAATAACAGCCGCAAGATTACTATTTCGCCGCTGCCTGAATTTACTTTAAGCGAGCAAGGCACCTTGCAAGTCGAATTTACTGAAGATGCCGCTTATGGTGGCAATGAAACCGCGACCGCTAGTAAGTCATGGTAA